From the Nitrospirota bacterium genome, the window AGATGAGTACTATGACATACAGGGCGCACTATACAAGACCTTTACAGCAGACAAGATCGAAACAGTAAACGGCCTCCCTGCTGTTACAAAGAGGACAATGGTAAATGTTAAAAGCGGACACAGGACAGAGGTTGTATTTGAAAGCATTGCTTACAATGTGGGCATAGGTGATGACGTATTTTCAGAACGTTATCTAAGAAAGCCGCCGGAGAAGTGGATAAAGTAACGGGCGGAGCAAAGAGAGAAGTTAGAAGTCAGAAACAAGAAGTTAGAAATGAGAAGTAAGAATAGAATAGTAGTACACAGAATCCTGGAAACCCCACCCTCACCCTAACCCTCTCCCTGAGGGAGAGGGGGCTATGTTGATTCCCTCCCCTTCAAGGGGAGGGTCAGGGTGGGGATGGGGTTGATTTTCGGATGAACAAAGAGGAACAGATGAAAACATTACTTTTTACAATTACAATTATCTTAACAATCTCCTGTGCCTCTTATGCTCAGGACATAACCTTCCACGGCTTTATTCAGAGCAACATATCATCCCGAATCACAGGCAAGGAAACTCCTGACCCAAGTGAAGGCGGGGACTTCTTGTCAGGCGGAGATAAGATACGGGCGGAGGTAACAGGCGGCTCAGGAGACTCAGATTTCGCATTAAAAGCAGACTTGGTTCATGACTCCATTTCCGGAAATGATGAAGTAAATATACGAGAAGGTTATATTGATTACCGTTCTACTAATTATGATTTAAGGATAGGCAGACAGATAATCACATGGGGAATCGGTGACCTGCTGTTCATTAATGATATTTATCCCAAGAACTATTCTGCCCTCTTCTCAGGCCAGCCGATGGAGTATTTAAAGACAGGCTCTGACGCAATTAAGATTGCCTCATACTCCGATACCATCTCAACTGAATTAGTAATCATCCCGTTTTTTGAACCTTATACATTGCCTGATCCTAAGCGATTTTTCATGTATAGTCCAATGACAATAATCAACAGCGAAAAACCGCGTAATGAGCTTGAAAATACTGAAACAGCCCTCCGGCTCTACAGACAGATACAGGGATTTGATACGACCATATATGTATACAGGGGTTTTTATAAAACTCCGGGAATGAGACCTGCTTCATTAACAGAAGCCGTGCTCTTCTATCCTCATCTATCTGTCTATGGATTCAGCGTACAGGGTAATTTTGCAAATGGTGTGCTCGGCATAGAAGGCGGCTACTATGACTCCCGTGACGACAGGAACGGAGATGACTTCACAACCCCAAATTCAGCAACAAAATATATCTTAGGCTATTCCAGACAATTCTGGACAGACTTTACAGCAGGTGTGCAATACTACGGCGAATACATGCACCAATACAACAACTACGAGTCCTCCCTCCCCGCCGGAATGCCAAAAACAGATAACTTGCACCAGCTTATAACCCTTAGATTAACCCAGATGTTGAAATACAATACCCTCAGATTGAGCCTGTTCTCATTCTACAGCCCTGATGATAAAGATTGTTTTATCATCCCTGAAATCAGGTACAACATCACAGACTCATTATGGACAGAGGCAGGCTTTAATTTCTTTGGCGGCAAGGACACCATGACTTTCTTCGGACAGTTTGATAAAAATGACAACCTGTTCGCTACACTGAGATATGAGTTCTAACCCTCATAAATGCTTCAACAACCTGAGTGCCAAACTGACTTCCTGAACATCTTTTAAGCTCCTCTATTATTGCATCCATAGACCTTCCATTTCTGTATGGTATTATTTTTATATCCCAATGCTACCGATAATTATTATTGAAACCCCATCAGTTAAAAAACACTGTTTACACATTTTAAATTAGGGAGGCATTCTACTATGGAGAAATCTATCACATGGGTTATTGAAACTGAAAGAACAGCATACAGGGTTTACGAAAAGGCGGCCTCTTTTTTTGTAAATGACAGGGAATTCGCAAATTTCCTAAAGTGCCTAAGCAGAGATGAAAGGCTGCATTACGAATTACTAAGTGAAACCACTGCAGCTATTAAAGATCAGAAAAACTTTATTCTTCCAGTACAGATAGATAATGAAACAATGGAAACAGTGGATAATTACTTCAGGCTGGTTGAAGAGAAAATAGACTCAGAAACTCTGACTAAAGACAACATGATACAGTGTATAATTTCAACGGAATTTTCTGAATATAATGATATATTCCTTTATGTATTAAACTCAAAAAAAGGTTCTTCGAACAATACTGTTCAGGTAGCAGCAAAGATACAACAGCATAAAAAATATATAGAACGGTTCTTTAAAAAGTGGCATAGCACAAGAAGTCATTATGAAGCAATAAAGCGTTTACCTGATACATGGAATGAAAATATTCTAATAGTTGAAAATGATTCTATGATGGCCGGGTTATTTGATGTGATTCTAGGAGAAGAAGGTATTGTAGATATGGCTGTTAATGGGGAAGATGGGCTTAAGAAAGTCATAGGAAAAAACTATAGTATCATTGTGGCTGAGGCAGATTTGCCTGACATGAATGGCATAGATTTTTATAAAAAGGTAGTTGAAGGACACCAGCGTCTACACGACCGCTTCCTGTTCATAACAGGGCGAGGATACGAACAGTATGAAACCTTTTTCAAAGAGAACAATATAAAATACTTTATAAAACCCACACTAATCAGTGATATTAAGAAAGAGGTCATTAACATCCT encodes:
- a CDS encoding response regulator translates to MEKSITWVIETERTAYRVYEKAASFFVNDREFANFLKCLSRDERLHYELLSETTAAIKDQKNFILPVQIDNETMETVDNYFRLVEEKIDSETLTKDNMIQCIISTEFSEYNDIFLYVLNSKKGSSNNTVQVAAKIQQHKKYIERFFKKWHSTRSHYEAIKRLPDTWNENILIVENDSMMAGLFDVILGEEGIVDMAVNGEDGLKKVIGKNYSIIVAEADLPDMNGIDFYKKVVEGHQRLHDRFLFITGRGYEQYETFFKENNIKYFIKPTLISDIKKEVINILNR